Proteins from a single region of Veillonellaceae bacterium:
- the hslU gene encoding ATP-dependent protease ATPase subunit HslU, translating to MAELTPKQIVAELDKYIVGQKQAKKSVAVALRNRWRSKQLPADIKEEIIPKNILMIGPTGVGKTEIARRLAKLVNAPFVKVEATKFTEVGYVGRDVESMIRDLVETSIRIVKQTKMMEVNEQALKLANERILEYFHPSAKKETPRNPFEVLFAGQNTMGAPKDNTIDQASQESERQKWRNRLMAGELENELIEITVEDNTNPMMGMFAGSGVEEMGINIQDMLGNFLPKKQKKRKVTVANARKVFIQEEAQKLIDMDDVHADAIYFAENYGIVFLDEIDKIAGRSHSSGPDVSREGVQRDILPIVEGSTVVTKYGTVKTDHILFIAAGAFHISKPSDLIPELQGRFPIRVELTSLSKEDFKQILTEPANALITQYVNLLATEGIKIEFSEESIDELAEIACQVNAQTENIGARRLHTILEKLLEDLAYEAPDITEKNLIISRDYVKQKLSHIVVDQDLSHYIL from the coding sequence TTGGCTGAACTGACACCAAAACAAATAGTAGCAGAGCTCGATAAATACATTGTCGGTCAAAAACAAGCAAAAAAATCAGTTGCAGTAGCTTTACGAAATCGTTGGCGCAGTAAGCAGCTTCCTGCTGATATTAAAGAAGAAATAATACCCAAGAATATATTAATGATTGGACCAACAGGAGTTGGCAAAACCGAAATTGCTCGACGTTTAGCCAAACTGGTTAATGCACCATTTGTTAAGGTAGAGGCTACTAAATTTACAGAGGTCGGTTATGTCGGACGCGACGTGGAATCTATGATTCGAGATCTAGTTGAAACGTCAATCCGAATAGTTAAACAGACCAAAATGATGGAAGTAAACGAACAGGCCCTCAAGCTAGCGAATGAACGTATTCTTGAGTACTTTCACCCTTCAGCTAAAAAAGAAACTCCGCGTAACCCGTTCGAGGTCCTGTTTGCCGGACAAAACACGATGGGAGCGCCCAAGGATAACACAATTGATCAAGCCAGCCAGGAATCAGAGAGACAAAAGTGGCGAAATCGGCTTATGGCCGGTGAACTTGAGAATGAGCTAATTGAGATTACTGTTGAAGATAACACCAATCCTATGATGGGGATGTTTGCCGGGTCCGGCGTCGAAGAAATGGGGATAAATATCCAAGACATGTTGGGTAACTTTTTGCCTAAAAAGCAAAAAAAGCGGAAGGTAACCGTCGCTAATGCCCGCAAGGTTTTTATTCAAGAAGAGGCGCAAAAGTTAATTGACATGGACGACGTTCATGCTGATGCAATATATTTCGCTGAGAATTACGGTATAGTATTCCTTGATGAGATTGACAAAATAGCCGGTCGCAGCCACTCATCCGGCCCTGATGTTTCACGCGAAGGTGTCCAGCGTGATATTTTGCCTATAGTTGAGGGGTCAACCGTTGTGACAAAATACGGTACTGTAAAGACTGATCATATTTTGTTTATTGCTGCGGGCGCTTTTCATATATCGAAACCCTCAGATTTAATACCCGAGCTCCAGGGGCGTTTCCCAATCAGAGTAGAACTGACCAGTCTTTCTAAAGAAGACTTTAAACAAATTTTAACTGAACCAGCTAATGCCCTTATCACTCAATATGTCAATCTGTTGGCAACAGAAGGAATAAAAATTGAATTTAGTGAAGAATCTATTGATGAACTAGCAGAAATTGCCTGTCAAGTAAATGCTCAGACTGAAAATATCGGTGCTAGGCGGCTGCATACTATCCTGGAAAAATTATTGGAAGACTTGGCTTATGAGGCTCCTGATATAACAGAAAAAAATCTAATTATCAGTCGTGATTATGTTAAACAAAAACTTTCTCATATTGTTGTGGATCAAGATTTAAGCCACTATATTTTATGA
- the hslV gene encoding ATP-dependent protease subunit HslV yields the protein MFHATTIVAVRHRGKTAIAGDGQVTFGGNTVMKHNAKKVRRLYHGKVLAGFAGSVADAFTLFGKFETKLEEFNGNLMRSAVELAKDWRTDRVLRKLEALLIVTDSEHMLIISGNGEVIEPDDNVTAIGSGGSYALAAARALLKHSNLTAPEIARESLEIAAGICIYTNNHITVEEL from the coding sequence GTGTTTCATGCTACAACAATTGTTGCTGTACGGCATCGAGGAAAAACGGCTATTGCCGGCGATGGGCAGGTAACTTTCGGCGGCAATACCGTAATGAAACATAATGCAAAGAAGGTCAGACGCCTCTATCATGGGAAGGTTTTGGCTGGTTTTGCCGGGTCGGTCGCAGATGCGTTTACCTTATTTGGTAAATTTGAGACTAAACTCGAGGAATTTAACGGAAACCTTATGCGCTCTGCCGTTGAACTGGCCAAAGATTGGCGCACTGATCGTGTTTTGCGAAAACTTGAGGCTCTTCTGATTGTAACTGACTCAGAGCATATGCTAATTATTTCCGGTAACGGAGAAGTTATTGAACCTGATGATAACGTCACGGCTATTGGATCAGGAGGTTCCTATGCGTTAGCAGCCGCACGGGCTTTGCTAAAACATTCAAATCTTACAGCTCCCGAGATTGCTCGGGAATCTCTTGAGATTGCCGCCGGTATCTGTATCTATACCAATAACCATATTACTGTAGAGGAATTATAA
- a CDS encoding tyrosine-type recombinase/integrase: MLQQQFKQFLLYLTVEKNASPFTVASYLADIENFFEFAKLQGVSEALFDDINHMFIRTYLGNLKAQGYSQRTIARRIASLRSFFRFLIRNNVIADNPAKDIRTPKIEKRPPVYLDYCEINHLLDLPGSDSLGMRDAAILELLYASGLRIFELIGLTVNDVDLLNHYILVYGQGIKERVIPIGRHAAGAVERYLGQGRPNLCKSDQSYISDILFLNKNGGPLTDRSVRRIVAKYVDRLAGLKNISPQTLRNTFAAHLLKNGADLSSIREMLGHVSFPAHLLDMDTAKDSLRLVYKHAHPRA; the protein is encoded by the coding sequence ATGCTACAGCAGCAATTTAAGCAATTCTTGTTATATTTGACAGTTGAAAAGAACGCCTCACCTTTCACCGTGGCCAGCTATCTTGCAGATATTGAGAATTTCTTCGAATTTGCTAAGCTTCAGGGTGTTAGTGAGGCTCTTTTTGACGATATTAATCATATGTTTATCAGAACATATCTTGGTAATCTTAAGGCCCAGGGGTATTCCCAGCGGACCATTGCTCGCCGTATAGCAAGTTTAAGGTCTTTTTTTCGTTTTCTGATCCGAAATAACGTAATTGCCGATAATCCAGCTAAGGACATCCGTACTCCCAAAATTGAAAAACGGCCACCAGTGTATCTTGATTATTGTGAAATCAACCATTTATTGGATCTCCCTGGCTCCGATTCATTGGGAATGCGCGATGCAGCTATTCTAGAATTATTGTATGCTTCGGGATTGCGTATTTTTGAGCTAATAGGTTTAACTGTTAATGACGTTGATTTATTAAATCATTACATTCTTGTATACGGGCAAGGTATTAAAGAAAGAGTGATACCTATCGGCCGGCACGCTGCAGGTGCAGTTGAACGTTATTTAGGGCAGGGAAGACCTAACCTTTGTAAGAGTGACCAAAGTTATATTAGTGATATACTTTTTCTTAACAAGAACGGCGGCCCTTTGACTGATCGTAGCGTCCGTCGGATTGTCGCAAAATATGTAGATCGTTTGGCTGGATTAAAAAATATTAGCCCTCAGACACTGCGAAATACGTTTGCTGCCCATTTACTAAAAAATGGAGCCGATTTATCATCCATAAGAGAGATGCTGGGACATGTAAGCTTTCCTGCGCATCTGCTGGATATGGACACAGCGAAGGATAGTTTAAGACTAGTATACAAGCATGCACATCCGCGTGCATAG
- a CDS encoding methylenetetrahydrofolate--tRNA-(uracil(54)-C(5))-methyltransferase (FADH(2)-oxidizing) TrmFO — protein sequence MDKVIVIGAGLAGSEAAWQIAQAGVNVELYEMRPKVMTPAHHTADFAELVCSNSLRGAAIENAVGLLKEEMRRMNSLIMKAADANRVPAGGALAVDRDGFSSFITEALNHHPKVTVINSEVAVIPEGLAVIASGPLTSQKLSEAVSQMTGEEYLYFYDAAAPILTSESLNYEKVFRASRYGKGDEDYLNCPMTKEEYERFWQELTAAQTAPIKEFEKAIFFEGCMPIEEMARRGIDTLRFGPLKPVGLDHPESGEALYAVVQLRQDNFAATLYNIVGFQTHLKWPEQERVFRLIPGLENAEFVRFGVMHRNTFINSPKLLKSTMQMADRSNLLFAGQMTGVEGYVESAASGLVAGINAARIAKGKEPLIFPEDTAHGALCQYITHADPKRFQPMNINFGLMPPLGQKIRDKKVKNKMIAERSLSSLQKFSEKFDNNLA from the coding sequence ATAGATAAAGTAATAGTGATTGGAGCCGGCCTCGCCGGAAGCGAAGCTGCGTGGCAGATAGCCCAGGCGGGAGTAAATGTAGAACTATATGAAATGCGGCCTAAGGTCATGACGCCTGCACATCACACCGCGGATTTTGCCGAATTAGTGTGCAGTAATTCGTTAAGGGGGGCGGCAATTGAGAATGCGGTAGGCCTTCTTAAAGAAGAGATGCGGCGGATGAATTCACTGATTATGAAAGCGGCTGATGCTAATCGGGTACCTGCAGGCGGTGCACTTGCAGTAGACCGAGATGGATTTAGCAGTTTTATAACTGAAGCTTTAAATCATCACCCTAAGGTAACTGTTATTAATTCTGAAGTGGCTGTAATACCCGAGGGGTTAGCTGTTATTGCCAGTGGGCCGTTAACATCACAGAAGTTGTCTGAGGCGGTAAGCCAAATGACAGGGGAAGAGTATTTATATTTTTACGATGCGGCGGCGCCCATTTTGACTAGTGAATCGCTTAATTATGAAAAGGTCTTTCGTGCATCACGCTATGGTAAAGGTGACGAAGATTATCTTAATTGCCCGATGACTAAAGAAGAGTATGAGCGGTTTTGGCAAGAACTTACTGCCGCTCAAACAGCACCTATTAAAGAATTCGAAAAGGCTATCTTTTTTGAGGGATGTATGCCGATTGAAGAAATGGCTAGGCGGGGAATTGACACTTTACGATTTGGGCCGCTTAAACCCGTGGGGCTTGATCACCCAGAATCTGGAGAAGCTCTATACGCTGTTGTTCAGCTAAGGCAGGATAATTTTGCCGCGACTCTTTATAATATTGTGGGTTTTCAGACGCATCTAAAATGGCCGGAGCAAGAACGGGTTTTTCGATTAATTCCTGGCCTTGAGAATGCAGAATTCGTTCGATTTGGCGTAATGCACCGAAATACTTTTATCAATTCACCTAAGCTTTTAAAATCAACAATGCAAATGGCTGACAGGTCAAATCTGTTATTCGCCGGGCAAATGACCGGTGTTGAAGGATATGTGGAATCAGCTGCAAGTGGATTAGTGGCTGGTATAAATGCCGCCAGGATAGCCAAGGGCAAAGAGCCGCTTATTTTTCCGGAAGATACAGCCCACGGCGCTCTTTGCCAATACATAACCCATGCCGATCCAAAACGTTTTCAGCCAATGAATATAAATTTTGGCTTGATGCCTCCCCTTGGCCAAAAAATTCGTGATAAAAAGGTCAAGAACAAAATGATTGCAGAACGGTCTTTAAGCTCTTTGCAAAAATTTAGTGAAAAATTCGACAACAATCTTGCGTAA
- the topA gene encoding type I DNA topoisomerase, producing the protein MSKALVVVESPAKAKTIEKFLGRNYTVKASMGHLRDLPKSQFGIDVDNDFAPKYINIRGKGDIIKGLKETAKAVDNIYLASDIDREGEAIAWHLAHILGIDPDKACRIEFNEITKNAIKQAIKKPRPINFARVDAQQARRLLDRIVGYKLSPLLWRKVRKGLSAGRVQSVAVRLICDREKEIQAFIPEEYWSITAKLKEKAKAPAFDAQLTSVDEQKIEIGNESQASIITNELEQAEFVVRDVKRRERRRNPAAPFTTSSLQQDAARKLGFTSRKTMMTAQQLYEGLDIGKSGPVGLITYMRTDSTRIAESAQSEARQYIETRYGRAYLPDKAPVYSSKNKSQDAHEAIRPTSFEYPPEKLADSLSKDQLKLYTLIWDRFIASQMTPAIYDTLTIDIKAGRYNLRSTGSQIKFPGFMTVYIESKENPENDKDVILPDLKPEQVLKLAKISPKQHFTEPPPRYTEASLVKTLEEKGIGRPSTYSAIIETIVARGYVMRMDKKFQPTELGFTVVDLLKQYFHEIVDVKFTANMEDKLDEIAEGHGSRIELLREFYKPFSVALAHAEEEIGAVELPVEISEEKCEHCGRNMVVKHGRYGKFLACPGFPECRNTKPLLIDMGVACPRCEGSIVERRTKRGKVFYGCKNYPECEFVTWDMPLKETCKTCGSFMVRHNFKNGRFVTMCSSESCPTRAAEKVKKTTSAGKNKAKAKPKKVKTKSEKSKPKQKSNEG; encoded by the coding sequence TTGAGTAAAGCGCTAGTTGTTGTCGAATCGCCAGCAAAAGCTAAAACAATAGAAAAATTTTTGGGACGTAATTATACGGTAAAGGCTTCAATGGGGCATTTGCGCGATTTGCCTAAGAGCCAATTCGGAATAGATGTAGATAATGACTTTGCTCCTAAATATATTAATATCCGCGGCAAAGGCGATATAATTAAGGGCTTGAAAGAAACTGCTAAAGCCGTCGATAATATATACTTAGCATCCGATATTGATCGCGAAGGCGAGGCTATAGCCTGGCATCTTGCGCATATATTAGGTATCGATCCTGATAAAGCATGTCGCATTGAATTTAATGAAATTACAAAGAATGCTATTAAGCAAGCGATTAAGAAGCCCCGCCCAATAAATTTTGCTCGGGTAGATGCCCAGCAGGCTCGGCGCTTGTTAGACAGAATTGTAGGTTATAAACTAAGCCCGTTATTGTGGCGGAAAGTTCGCAAAGGTTTAAGTGCTGGACGGGTACAATCGGTAGCTGTACGGCTTATTTGCGACCGGGAAAAAGAAATCCAAGCTTTTATTCCCGAAGAGTATTGGAGTATAACTGCAAAGTTAAAAGAAAAGGCTAAAGCCCCGGCTTTCGATGCCCAGCTAACTAGCGTTGATGAGCAAAAAATTGAAATAGGCAATGAAAGCCAAGCAAGTATCATTACAAATGAGTTGGAGCAAGCTGAATTTGTTGTCCGTGATGTGAAGCGTCGGGAAAGACGCCGAAATCCTGCAGCGCCGTTTACAACAAGCAGCTTGCAGCAGGACGCCGCCCGCAAGCTTGGCTTCACCTCGCGTAAGACAATGATGACGGCGCAGCAGTTATACGAGGGCTTAGACATTGGTAAAAGTGGCCCGGTCGGTCTAATAACATACATGAGAACTGATTCTACCCGAATTGCGGAATCAGCTCAGTCAGAGGCTCGACAATATATAGAAACTAGATATGGCCGAGCTTATTTGCCTGATAAGGCACCTGTGTATTCCTCCAAGAACAAATCGCAGGATGCACATGAAGCAATTAGACCGACAAGCTTCGAATATCCACCTGAGAAACTGGCCGATAGCTTATCGAAAGATCAGCTAAAGCTTTATACTTTAATTTGGGATAGATTTATTGCCAGTCAGATGACACCAGCAATTTATGATACTTTAACAATCGATATTAAGGCTGGACGTTATAATTTGCGCTCAACCGGATCGCAGATTAAATTTCCTGGCTTTATGACTGTATATATTGAAAGCAAGGAAAATCCGGAAAATGATAAAGATGTTATTCTGCCGGATTTAAAGCCTGAACAGGTATTAAAACTGGCTAAGATTTCTCCCAAGCAGCATTTTACTGAACCTCCGCCTCGGTATACCGAAGCATCGTTAGTAAAAACACTGGAGGAAAAAGGTATAGGCCGCCCTAGCACTTATTCTGCAATTATCGAGACCATTGTAGCTCGCGGGTATGTCATGAGAATGGACAAAAAGTTTCAGCCAACCGAGCTAGGTTTTACTGTCGTAGATTTACTGAAACAATACTTTCATGAAATAGTAGATGTCAAGTTCACTGCCAACATGGAAGATAAGTTGGACGAGATTGCTGAGGGGCATGGGTCTCGAATTGAACTATTAAGAGAATTTTACAAGCCCTTTAGTGTTGCTTTGGCCCATGCCGAGGAAGAAATTGGAGCAGTTGAGCTGCCGGTTGAGATTTCTGAAGAAAAGTGTGAACACTGCGGTCGCAATATGGTGGTTAAGCATGGGCGGTATGGTAAGTTTCTAGCTTGTCCCGGATTTCCGGAATGCCGCAACACTAAACCTCTTCTAATAGATATGGGGGTTGCCTGCCCTAGATGTGAAGGCAGCATAGTGGAACGTCGGACCAAGCGGGGCAAAGTGTTCTATGGATGTAAGAACTATCCTGAGTGTGAATTTGTAACATGGGATATGCCGCTTAAAGAAACTTGTAAAACATGCGGATCGTTTATGGTTCGTCACAATTTTAAAAACGGACGGTTTGTTACAATGTGCAGTAGTGAGAGTTGTCCGACACGTGCTGCAGAAAAGGTTAAAAAGACTACATCAGCAGGAAAAAATAAAGCAAAGGCTAAACCGAAAAAAGTAAAAACGAAGTCAGAAAAGAGTAAACCGAAACAAAAGAGTAACGAGGGATAA